The window GAGCGGATGGCGGACGCGGAGCGGTACGCGCGCCAGCTCGAGCAGCTGCGCGAGGCGGAGCGGCCCCACCGCTGGATTCGCGCCTTCTCCCAGCACTCGACGGTGGGCACCGCGCTGCTGTCCCTCATCCCCGACGCGCGCGTGCGGTGGCTGACGCTGGCGACCGTCGTCGCCGTGCCGGTGGGGATGTGTCGCTATGGCGAAGGGCGGGTGCCGTTCGCCGGAGTCCTGCTGGGCATCGTCCTCCTCGCGCTCTTCATGCCCGCGAAGTCCCGCCGGCGCTGAAGCCTCAGCCCACCCGGCCGAGCGCTGCCACCGCCGCGGCCATGACCTGCTTCACGGGCACGCCCGCGGCCTCCGCCACCCGGCGGCAGTCCTCGAACTCCGGGTGGGCGTTGAGCACGGCGCCGCCGCGCAGGCCCCGCTTCACGCGGACCTTCCCCCACGGCGTCTCCACCTCCACCCAGTCGCGCTCCAGCGCCTGGCGCTCCACGCGGTGGTAGCGCACGCCCAGCGTGGTGGACTCGCGCAGCACCGTGTCCACCACCACCTCGCGCTTGCCGCCCTCCGTCACCGCGCTCAGCAGGTGCCCGGGGCGGCTCTTCTTCATCACCACCGGCGCCACCCACGCGTCCAGCGCGCCCACCGCGAGCAGCCGCTCCAGCAGGTACCCCAGGAGCTGCGGCGTGGCGTCATCCAGGTTGGCCTCCACCACCCACAGGCCCTCGGTCCGCTCGGACTCCAGCCGCCCCAGCGACGCGCGCAGCACGTTGGGCCTGTCGCGGAAGTCCTTCGTCCCCACGCCATAGCCCACCTTCTCCACGATGAAGTCGGGAGGGTGGCCGATGTGCGCGAGCACCTTGAGCAGCGCCGCGCCGGTG of the Pyxidicoccus xibeiensis genome contains:
- the larC gene encoding nickel pincer cofactor biosynthesis protein LarC, whose product is MRRILYLEPVGGIAGDMFLAAGIDLGLSPADLERALGGLRVPGWKLAVQRAVRHAISGTHLDVVLDAREAHPHRAYSDIQRLIGEADTLPPRAKERALKVFRAIGEAEAKVHGVSLEDIHFHEVGAVDSIVDICGAAVVLELLGNPEVYAAPPPLGSGTIRVAHGAMPIPVPATLELLRDVPVRFEGVGELTTPTGAALLKVLAHIGHPPDFIVEKVGYGVGTKDFRDRPNVLRASLGRLESERTEGLWVVEANLDDATPQLLGYLLERLLAVGALDAWVAPVVMKKSRPGHLLSAVTEGGKREVVVDTVLRESTTLGVRYHRVERQALERDWVEVETPWGKVRVKRGLRGGAVLNAHPEFEDCRRVAEAAGVPVKQVMAAAVAALGRVG